In Haemophilus parainfluenzae, the sequence AAAGGAGAGTTGACGATGACTAAATCTGAACTAATTGAAAATCTATCAACAAAGCACCCAACTTTATCCGCAAAAGAAGTAGAAGGTATTGTAAAGGATATTCTTGAACTTATTGCACAATCTTTAGAAGAGGGGAATCGTATTGAAGTACGTGGTTTTGGTAGCTTCTCTTTACACCATCGTCAACCGCGAGTGGGCCGTAATCCTAAAACCGGTGATTCTGTAAAATTAGATGCTAAATCTGTGCCGCACTTTAAAGCAGGTAAAGAATTAAAAGATCGCGTAAATATTTTTG encodes:
- a CDS encoding integration host factor subunit beta, yielding MTKSELIENLSTKHPTLSAKEVEGIVKDILELIAQSLEEGNRIEVRGFGSFSLHHRQPRVGRNPKTGDSVKLDAKSVPHFKAGKELKDRVNIFA